A single Microbacterium protaetiae DNA region contains:
- a CDS encoding GNAT family N-acetyltransferase — MLREARPGDEPGILACIQALAEYEREPDAVENTADMLHTTLFGTDPHAFAHVVERDGRIVGIALWFLTYSTWTGRHGIWLEDLFVYESERGRGYGTALIATLADLCIARGYTRLEWTVLDWNAPSIAFYRSLGAQPLDEWTTQRLDAATLDAVAARAPRHPSLPNVGGPH, encoded by the coding sequence ATGCTGCGCGAGGCCCGACCGGGCGACGAGCCCGGCATTCTCGCGTGCATCCAGGCGCTGGCCGAATACGAACGCGAGCCCGACGCCGTCGAGAACACTGCCGACATGCTGCACACGACGCTGTTCGGCACCGATCCGCATGCTTTCGCGCACGTCGTCGAGCGTGACGGGCGCATCGTCGGCATCGCGCTGTGGTTCCTCACGTATTCGACCTGGACCGGCCGACACGGCATCTGGCTCGAAGACCTCTTCGTGTACGAGTCCGAGCGCGGACGCGGCTATGGCACGGCGCTGATCGCCACCCTCGCCGACCTCTGCATCGCCCGCGGTTACACCCGCCTGGAGTGGACAGTGCTCGACTGGAATGCGCCCTCGATAGCTTTCTACCGGAGCTTGGGTGCCCAGCCCCTGGACGAGTGGACGACGCAGAGACTGGATGCGGCGACCCTTGACGCCGTGGCGGCGCGCGCGCCGCGGCATCCGTCTCTTCCGAACGTCGGAGGCCCGCACTAG
- a CDS encoding IS110 family transposase, translated as MDLLHPRAAGIDISKRDAKVAIRVQSEGGKVSTQVTTWGSMTGQVLELADFLRSQGVTTVVMEATSDYWKPFYYPMEATGLPVMLVNARQARNIPGRKSDVSDAAWLADLGAHGLLRASFVPAPDIRRLRDLTRARQMLVHDRTRVKQRLEKSLESSGTKLSVVVADLNGVSARRMLDALVAGERDPRSLAALAHPRMRATQDELAAALTGRFTEHDAFMVGQHLTHYDLLTGQIDALTARIEEEIAPFRLARELLTTIPGIAEPTADVIIAETGGDMSIFPTAAHLASWAGVSPGMHESAGKRKSSTTRPGNRYLKEALGNAASSNAKKGSNTYLARRQRRISARRGKMRALVATEHAILTAVWNMLSRGEAFTDLTPPPANTERQKKSHLRALEHLGYKVTLAPAA; from the coding sequence ATGGATCTGTTGCATCCTCGAGCGGCGGGGATCGATATCTCAAAGAGGGATGCCAAGGTAGCCATTCGGGTGCAGTCCGAGGGTGGGAAGGTGTCCACGCAGGTCACGACGTGGGGCTCGATGACGGGTCAGGTCCTCGAACTCGCCGATTTCCTGCGCTCGCAGGGGGTGACCACGGTGGTGATGGAAGCGACCAGTGATTACTGGAAGCCGTTCTACTATCCGATGGAAGCGACCGGGCTGCCAGTGATGCTCGTCAACGCCCGGCAGGCCAGGAACATCCCGGGCCGGAAGTCGGACGTGTCTGATGCGGCATGGCTGGCGGATCTGGGTGCGCACGGGCTGTTGCGGGCCTCGTTCGTGCCCGCGCCGGATATCCGCCGGTTGCGGGACCTGACCCGGGCCCGTCAGATGCTCGTCCATGACCGCACCCGGGTCAAGCAGCGGTTGGAGAAGTCGCTGGAATCGTCCGGCACGAAACTGTCCGTCGTGGTGGCCGATTTGAATGGTGTCTCCGCGCGCCGGATGCTGGACGCGCTCGTGGCCGGGGAACGGGACCCCCGCTCGCTTGCCGCGCTCGCGCACCCGCGCATGAGAGCGACCCAGGACGAGTTGGCCGCCGCGCTTACCGGCAGGTTCACGGAACATGACGCGTTCATGGTCGGCCAGCACCTGACGCACTACGACTTGCTCACCGGTCAGATCGATGCGCTCACGGCGCGTATCGAGGAGGAGATCGCGCCCTTTCGTCTCGCCCGGGAGCTGTTGACCACGATCCCGGGAATCGCGGAACCGACCGCTGATGTGATCATCGCCGAGACCGGCGGGGACATGTCGATCTTCCCGACCGCGGCCCACCTCGCGTCCTGGGCGGGTGTATCGCCCGGGATGCACGAGTCCGCCGGGAAACGGAAATCGAGCACCACCCGGCCCGGGAACCGTTACCTCAAAGAAGCGCTCGGCAACGCAGCCAGCAGCAACGCGAAGAAGGGCTCCAACACGTACCTCGCTCGCCGTCAACGCCGCATCTCCGCGCGCCGCGGGAAAATGCGAGCCCTCGTAGCCACCGAACACGCGATCCTTACCGCGGTATGGAACATGCTCTCCCGCGGCGAAGCATTCACCGATCTGACACCCCCGCCAGCGAATACCGAACGCCAGAAGAAATCGCACCTCCGAGCACTCGAACACCTCGGCTACAAAGTCACCCTCGCACCCGCCGCCTGA